Within the Thermanaeromonas toyohensis ToBE genome, the region TTCGGGATTGGTCGAGGGAGCTAGTTCCCCTTATAATAGCCTAAGCGGGATAGGGGTAAGTACATCCGGAGAGGCGCCTACCTTAGTCATCGATGAGGCCAAACTCTCGCAGGCTTTAGCTGCTGCACCCGATCAGGTAGCCTCGCTTTTTAACAAGGATTCTGGTAGTTCTTCGCCTAGCTCGGCTGACGGCGTGGCGGTACGCTTACGCAAGATCCTAGATCTCTGGCTTACTGGAAGCCAGTCAGGTGTAGGTTTCCTTAAGGCCAAAGAGGACTTTTTCTCCCAGGGTATACGGAGTATTGAAGATCAGATCCAGGCCATGGAAGAACGATTGAAGGTGCGGGAGAGGGTCCTCTGGCAGCAATTCAACGCCATGGAGGAATGGCTAGCCCGCCTTAACGCCCAGAGCACTTGGCTTGCTCAGCAATTTAGCAAGGCTGCTAACAATAAGTAAGTTAAGTTAAAGGTAAGTAAAGGAGGAGGTTTTTATGGAGATAGCTAATAAATACCTGGAGATGGCAGTTACTACGGCATCACCGGAACGCCTCATTCTTCTCCTCTATGATGGAGCTATAAACTTTCTTACCCGTGCTATGGAAGCTATTTCTGCCCGCGATTTTACAGAAGCTAACCGCCTTATTATCCGGGTGGAGGAGATTATAACTGAGCTTAAGAATTCTCTAGATACCTCTTACGAAATAGGTAAATCCTTGGAGAAGTTTTATGATCTCCTATTGGCTAGACTGTTTGCGGCCAACGTGGCCAAAGACCGAGAGGTGTTGCTAGAAGTGCAAAGGTACTTGAAGGAGATGCGATCTACCTGGGAAGAAGCTATTAAACAGGCAGCTCCTTGTTTAACTTCTTTTTCCTCTAAGGGGTTGGAGGTGTGAAGTTTGCCTGAAAGGTTTTTGCGGGCTTGGCTTAAACTGGCCCGAGCCCAACGAAAGGCTATAGCTGAAAGGCAAGGAGAAGATTTAGAGCATATCTTAGCCGCCAAAGAGCGGCTAAGCCTCCTACTTTCCCAAAAGCTTGCGATTTATCACCCCGGCGACCAGTCTGCCTGTTTAGTAAAGGAAATCCTGGCCGAGGAGGAAGCAGCGCGGGAGGAGTTAGTCCGTTGGCGGGAAAAGGTAGCAGAAGAGTTTTGCCAACTACAAAAGTGGCGGGAATTAATCCAACACCAGAGAGCCTTAGCACCTGTCAGGAATAGGTTGTTTGAACGGCGTTGCTGAGGGGATGGTAATTGATGGTACGCTATGGTATTATATGGGAGGGCTCCTTTTTTGTCTATCATAGCTTGGCATTAGTTAACCGGGAACTCGTCCTTGCTTTGCTCCAGGACGAGCACTTAGAGATAGGGATTAAACCTTATGAGCCTGATGAGTTTGAGACCTCAATTGATCCACGTTTTGCTCTTTTGGCATCGCGTGTAAACCAACGTCCCGCACACGTAGACTTTACTGTCCGCCACCGCTGGCCCCCACTGCTGAGTGCTGCTGAAGGGCGTCTTATATGGATCCAGCCCTGGGAATACGGTTCCCTTCCTGTGGCTTGGGTAAGGTTTGCCAATAGCCCTGCGGTGACAGAAGTATGGGTACCTTCGAGCTTTGTACGCGAAACCTACATCCAGAGTGGGGTTGACCCTGAGAAGGTTAAGGTGGTACCTAACGGGGTAAACACTCAAATATTTCATCCTGAAGTCCCTCCCCTTTCCTTGCCCACCCGTAAAGGTTTCAAATTTCTTTTTGCTGGAGGAACTATCCCCCGCAAAGGACCTGATGTGTTGTTAAAGGCTTACCTGAGTGCTTTCTCTGACAAGGATGACGTTTGTTTGGTCATAAAGGATTTTGGTACTAACTCTTTTTACCGGAACCAGGGAATGGGTAGCAAGATTAAAGAACTTCAAGGGCAGAAAGGGATACCCGAGATCCTTTACCTTGAGGAGAACTTTAATGAGAGGGAAATGGCTGCCCTTTACTGCTCCTGTAACTGCCTAGTGCATCCTTACCGGGGGGAGGGCTTCGGCCTTCCTATACTCGAGGCTATGGCGTGCGGGCTTCCGGTAATTGTTACTGGATATGGTGCTTGCCTTGATTTCTGCCATGAAGGAAACGCCTTGCTTATCCGAGCTAGATTAGAAGCAGGGAAAGAAAAAAGGGTAGGTGAGTTGGAGACAGTTAGTTACCCTTATTGGGCGGAACCTGATGTTGAGCATTTAATTCACCTTTTGCGCTGGGTATACGAGAATCTTGGGGAAGCGCGCGTTATAGGGAGCCGGGCAGCAGAAGAAGTGGCCAGAAGGTTTAACTGGAACGAGGTGGCAGCCAAAGCAAGAACTCGTTTTGACGAGCTTAAACAAAAGGAGAGAACCAGTAAAGCAAAGTTTTTCCAAAACAGTCCAGAAGAATTATTACAGCAAGGAGTCCAGGCCTATACAAGTGATGACAAGAAAAGAGCAGAAGAGTTCTTCCAGAAAGTTTTAGAAATAACGCCAGATAACCCAGAAGCTAATTATAACCTTGGTGTTATCCATCTCGAAAAGCGTAACTTTGAATCGGCTGCTAGATACCTAATCAATTCTCTAAAAAGCGATGCCAGTTCCCCCGAATCTTGGGCAGCCCTGGGAAGCGCCCTTGCTGGCTTAGGAGACTATGGAGCAGCCGAAATCGCTTATGAAACTGCTTTTAACCTTAAACCGGATCTCCCAGGGGTAGCCGAAAACCTGGCCACAGTAAAGGCACTTTTGAAAGAAGAATTTGATCTTTGGGCAAGCAGCTGGTATCGTGTAGAAGTAAAGCGACTGGCTGAACTTCTCCCCAAGGAGACAGAGAAAGCGGATGTACATACAATCATCGCCGCTATTGCTCATGCTTTCGAAGGAAATCCCTATATACATCAAATCATACGCGAAGAAATACTTCCCCACTTTGAGGGCTGTCAACGAATTTTAGATGTGGGCTGCGGCGAAGGTATCTTTTTAGAAATGCTGCGGGAGATAGGGGCGGAAGGAGAAGGAATAGATATCGACCCAGTGGTGGTTAAGAAAGCCCAAGCAAAGGGATTGCGTGTACAAGTAGCTTCCGCGTTGGACTTTTTGCAGGAGCGCTGCGAAGAGTATGACGGCATTATGCTGGGCCATATCATTGAACACTTTTCTGGTCCCGAAGCAGTAAAGTTAATTTATTACTGCAGTCGGGCTTTAAAAGAGGGGGGAGTTATAGTAATCAGAACTCCTAACTTTACTAAGCCCGAAGTGTGCCTTTCCTCTTTTTGGCTTGATATTTCCCATGTCCGGCCTTACCCTCTACCGCTTTTAGAGATTATGCTAAAAAGTTTGGGATTTAAGGTGCTGTATAGTGGCACTATGCCAAGTACCAATGAAGTAGATATACTAGTGGTAGGCCAGAAGGGAGAAAAGAAAGCTGCTTCGCAACTACAAGTAATATGGCGAGGACATTTTTACGACATGAGCGGCTATGGAGATGAAGCGCGGGGGTTTGTCTTTGCTCTCAGTAAATACCCTTTAAAGGTTAAAACAGTCCCTATATGGTTAAAAGAAGATGTAAAAGGGATTCTTACTGAAGAAGAAAGGCGCAGACTACGGTTGCTGGAGCAGAACTCAGTGAAGAACTCTCAACAAAGCTTGATTGTAGTGCATCATCTTGTTCCTGCCGCAACTTTTGGGGAAGTGGCAAACGAGTATTTCCCTGGAGCAGTCAATATCCAACGGATCATGTTTGAGACAGATCGGATTCCGGAAGAGTGGGTAGATTACCTTAACAGGATGGATGAGATTTGGGTTCCCTCACAGTTTAACGTAGAGACTTTCAGCGCTTCAGGCGTGAGAGAAAAAAAACTTAAAGTTGTACCAGGAGGAATCGATCCTGAACTCTTCAGCCCGCAAGCTGAACCCCTTGACCTGCCTGTAAGGCAAGGAGGCTTTATCTTTCTCTCGGTGCTTGATTGGATTGATCGGAAAGGATGGGATGTGCTCTTAACAGCTTATCTTACTGAATTTAAACCCCAAGAAGAGGTCGTACTACTTATTAAAGCCTCCAGGCTAAACCGGTACAAGCCCGGTACATTAGAGGGGCAAATTTACTCTTTCATACGGGAGCGCTTAGGCTTGAACCCGGAGAAAATCCCTAAGATAGCCCTCCTAAAGGGAAATATAGAATACCGCCGTATGCCAAGCCTTTATATGGCTTGCCATGCTTTTGTTTTGCCTTCACGGGGAGAGGGATGGGGGCGCCCCTACCTGGAAGCTATGGCTTGTGGCTTGCCCACCATCGGTACCAAGTGGAGCGGTAACTTAGAATTTATGACGGAGGAAAACAGCTTTCTTATTGAAATAGAGGGTCTAGAGGAGGTTCCGAACGATACTGATGTTCCTCTTTACTGGGGCCACCGCTGGGCTAAGCCCAGCGTAGAGCATCTTCGCCAGATCCTGCGCTATGTTTTTGAACATCAAGAGGAGGCGCAAAAAAAGGGTAAGAAAGCAAGGCAAGATGTTTTAGAAAAATGGACGTGGGAGAAAGCAGCAGAAGTGGTGTTGCAAGAGTTACAAAAATATACTAAGCTGTAAAGCTTGAACTAGAGGGAGAGGTTTAAGGATGGGCCTTAGCCTTCTTGAGTACCGGGCAAACAACAAAAGGGCCCTGCGGGTGGTCTTCGTGGGCGATTTCTTTTGCCAGGGTCCTCGAGCAGAGTTTAATCGACAGCTAGCGCTAGCCCTTAAAAATGAGGGGGTAAAGTTGGCAATTGTAAACCGGGGATCCTGGGAAATAAGGGCCAGCGAGTTGGTGGAATTGCTGGAGCAATCCCTGCCTCCTGATTACGAATTTTGTCTTTGCTGGGAAGGGGAAGAGATTGGGGCAGATGAGCAAAGCATTGTCTGGCTGACCCAAGCTCAGGAACACTGCCAGAGAGGTAACCAGCAGGTCTTATCAATAGAAAAGTTTAAAATTCCTGGTCGGCCTTGGCAAGAGGCAGCCCGCCTTTTAAAAGAATATCTTGAAGGCCTGCGGGGCAAAGTCAGTGAGATAGAGCTTTCACCCAAGCGAATTTACGTTTACCCTCCCTCTTTGTCACAAAAAGTTGAAGGGCACGAGCAAAGCGTTTTTGGTGTGTTTAAAGTGACGGAAATTCAAGACTATCCCTCTTTTTCTTCAGATGTAGAACCAATTGTAGAACCAATGAGCTGGGTTTTTATACTAGAAGAGGGAGAGGTCCCCATGTTGGAAGATCGTGATTCCTGGGAGAAAGTTTTCCTTTATCCACCGCGGAAGTTATCGCTGCTGGAGGCGATACCTCTTGAGCTTGGAGGCTTAGGAAACCTAATACTTCCTTCTCTTCGTCTCTTAGAGGGGAGGGAGGCTATGGCCTGTAAGGAATTTTTAGAAGAAGTACCCTTTCTCTACTGCCAGCAGTGGAAACCCCTGCGTCTGTTACGGTCTCCCCTACTGGGGTATGGGCGATGGGAAAGGATGAACCGTTCCTATCTTCAAGTAAAACCGCCCTACCATCACCGCTTACATTTACAGGCTGTTGACGCTGCAGCCACAGGGAAAGTTTCAGAGGCCATAGCTGCCTTCAAAGAGGCTTATAGAGCGGCCCCAGAGCCTCACAAGGCCTTGATACTGCGAAATCTCTCCTTAAGCCTTATTTCCTGGAGACGTTTTGATGAGGCTTTTCTCCTTCTGGAAGATGGTATAAAGTTTTATCCCGCCTATACCGACCTCTACTATCTTAAGGCCTTAGCCTTTTACCAACTTCGATGTCGTGACGAGCTTCTTCAGGTATGCTCTAAAGCCATAGAGAAAGGAGAAGCTACTCCATGGTTTTACAGTGATCCTGGTTCTGGAAGCTATAAGGCCTTTTTCCTCATGGGGGAAGCGTACTATGAAAAGGGAGAGTTAGAGAAAGCTGCTGCAGCCTACTATGAGTCTTTATTCCGCAATCCCTATTTCTTGCCAGCTCTCGAGAGGTTGGGACGTATTGAGTTTAAGCCAAAAATAGTTCCGCGCTTTGCTAAGGCATTGGCTCAGATTCTTGACCTTCGTCATCCACCAACCAGAACCCTTCTGTCGCAGTATTTTGGTCCGACAGAGTTGGCGAACGCGGGCGATCTTACCCCCTTACTTTAGATTTTTATCTGATTGCCGATTTAAAAAATACAGTGTAGGAACTTTGGGAGGGGAGGCAAAGCATGCGGGTGGAAGGCGTGGATCCGCTTATTCTCAACCAAGTTCAGGTACAGCTACAAAAGCCATTGGTACCAGATACTAAAGAAGTAAATATTTTGACTGATAAAGATAGAGAAAACTCGCAAGGGCAGGAATTTGCCCGTGAGCATCTTGAGCACTCGATAGCTAAACTAAATGCTGCGGCAGAATTATTTAATATTGAGCTGCGGTTTAAGGTAGATTATGAAAAAGGTGAGATTTATGTTTTGGTTATAGATATAACTCAAGGCAAAGTTATTAGGCGTATACCACCTGAGAATGCGCTTAAAATTGCAAACCAAATGCAACAATTGGTTGGATTACTTTTGGATGTGTTGATTTAAAAAGCTCTTTTTCCTGGGACTTAAATAAGGAGGTTTTAAGAAATACAATGAGCCGGCATATTGCTATAACTAAGCTTTCCAGCCGTGGACAGATAGTTATCCCTAAGGAGATTAGGAAAATCCTGGCCTGGGAAGCAGGAGATCACGTGGCTGTAGAGCTAGAGGGGGACCACGTTATCTTGCGGCGGCTTTTGCTTAAGGAGCTTTCCAAGGAAGAACCGTCAGAGCAAAAGCGAGAGGAAGCCGCTAGCTTAAGAATATAAGGGCTTTAAGTTAGCTTGACGGATGAGGTAGAGAAATGCTAAAAATAAGGTATGTAGACACGTGTAAGGGGGGCCAAAATAAAAGCTTCCCTTTTTTAATGTTGTTTGAAAGGGGGATATTATGGACCTAAAAGAAGAGATCGCCCAAGCGGTAGCGCAGGAGACAGGTATTGAGACTACTAAGAGGGATATAGAGGAAGTCCTTTCTAGTCTTTTAGTGACTTCCCATTTCTGGGAGATAGTTCAGCTTGCGCGCCAGCCTTTTAATGTAGTGGTATGTACGATAAAGATATTAGGACAGAAGGGCTGGATAGAAGTAGGAAAGGATGGGGCTATTAATCTTACCCCTTCTGGACAAAAGGCAATAGAAGGGAAGGGAATAAAGCCCAAAAAAGTTTATCGTTGCCGAGCTTGTATGGGCCGGGGCGTAGGTTTAGAAGGGCTAGAAGAGGTATTAAAGCGGTTTAAAGAAATTGCCGCCCACCGGCCGGAGGCTATTATAGAATATGATCAGGGATATGTGACACCGGAGACTACGGTAAGCCGTATAGCTCTTTTGGCTGACAGGGGAGATTTGGAAGGGAAAAAACTTTTAGTATTAGGCGATGATGATCTGGTGAGCTTGGCAGCAGGCCTTTCAGGTCTGCCGCAGGAAGTAGTGGTTTTGGAGATCGATGAGAGGCTTCTTAATTTCATAAACGAGGTAGCGCAGCGGGAAAACATGCCAGTTAAGGCCGAAAGATACGATTTCCGCCAACCTTTACCTTCCCAATATGTAGGATACTTTGATACTTTTATTACGGACCCGCCGGAAACCTTAGAAGCTTTGGAAGTATGCCTTAGCCGGGGATTGGCTAGTCTCAAAGGGGAGGGTTGCGCCGGGTATTTTGGTTTAACCCATGCTGAATCTTCCCTTAAGAAGTGGAATCGGCTCCAGCAGCTTCTAGTAGGAAAGTTTAAAGTAACCATCACGGATATTATTGAAGACTTTAACCAGTATGTGAATTGGGATTATCTCCTTCCCAGCCTTAAGGCGAAGCTCCCCTTTGTTGAGGTAGAGCCCCAGATGAATTGGTACCATTCGGCCATGTATAGAATACAGGTTTTGGAACGGGTGGAAGCGGTTAAAAACGAACCGGCCGCTTGCGAGCTTTATGTAGATGAAGAGGCTCTTATTTATGGAAGCCAGGGTAGTTAAAAATTTTAACCAAAACTTTAGCTAAATTTTGGAGAACCCTGCAGGATTTTGGCATTTTGTGTTGAATAAGTATTAACCATCAAGGTAAAAATTTCTTACTTAGCGCTCCGTTAAGGGCAAGCTCTCCGAAAGGGGATGCGCGCAAAGCCATGGGTCTAAGGCTCCGGTGGCCCGAGTAGCTTCCCTGGGCTTACCGGGGCTAAGATCGCCAGGCTGCCGGGGCTGGAAAGCTTGTAGTTTGCCCGCCCTTGTTCGGAGCGGGCTTTTTTGGTCGTTTTAGGACTATGGTCCCATAGAAAAATAGGGACTTTAGCCTCCTACACTTTTTACCAATTTCTTATTACACTGTTGGATAAAGGTGAAAAACAGGAGAAAGAAGGGAAAGAAGGGTGTTTTTGTCGGCGGTAGGGGAGGCCTTACGAAAAGTCCTCGAAGCTGCTGCTCTACGGCAGCGGGTTATCGCCCATAACTTAGCCAACGCCAATACACCAGGCTTCAAGCGCTATTACGTCACTTTTGAAGAAAGCTTAAGGCGCGCCTTGCGCGGGGAACAGGGATTGACGTTGTACCGGACGCATCCCAGGCACCTACCGGGCTCTGGTCCTGAAGTAGAACCGAGGGTAGAGCAGGATCGCTTCACTGCTATGCGCCGGGACGGTAATAATGTAGACATCGAGCGGGAAATGGTGGAGCTGGTTATGAATTCCTTGAATTATAACCTCGCTGTACAACAGTTAAACGGGCGTTTAGGGATGTGGCGCTATGTTATCAATGAAGGGAGGCGGTAAAATTTGGAGCTTCTCCCTGGCTTGGCTATCAGCGCTTCCGGGCTTACGGCCGAGCGCTTGCGGCTGGATCTTATAGCTAGCAATTTAGCCAATATCTATACCACCCGGACGGCCCGAGGCGGGCCCTACCGCCGAAAGGTAGCTATCTTTGCTGAACGGCTCCGGGAGCTCAAGGGGATTCCAGGGCCTCAAGCCCCAGGCTATGGTGTACGGGTAGTGGGTATTGCTGAGGATAATACGCCTCCGCGCTTAGTGTATGATCCAACTCACCCTGATGCGGATACCCGGGGATATGTTGCCCTCCCTAACATTAACGTGGTAAATGAGATGATAGACCTCATCACTGCTTCCCGGGCCTACGAGGCTAATGTAATTGCTTTTAATGCAGCTAAGTCCATGGCCTTGAAAGCTTTGGAGATAGGCCGTGTTTAAAGGAGAAAGCAGGCTGAAAAAGCGAGAGGTTGAAGGAAGGGAACGCGATGGTGCAAGGATTATCTCTCCTCCCTACTTCTCCTCCTTTGAGCTTGGGAGAAGGCCAAAGAACAAAACCGGTTGGTGCAGGAGAATTAGCAGCTTCCTTCCAAGAGATCCTCAAGGAGAAGCTAGCGGATTTAAATGAGACCCTGCAGAAGGCTGATAAACTTACTCTCCAGTACCTAGCAGGAGATATCCAAGACATACACGAAGTTATGCTGGCCTTGGAGCAAGCAGGTCTCGCCCTGCAACTGGCTGTACAAGTTAGAAATAAAGTTATCGAAGCTTATCAGGAAATTTCGCGGATGCAAGTGTAGGAGCTCTATAAAGCATGAAAGGGCGGGAGTGGCTTAAGAAGGTTACAGGGTATTGGTCTAGCCTGTCCCCGGCTAGGCGTTCGGCTTTGGCTGTGGTGATTTCGGCAGGGTTAGTAGCCATGGGTTTCTTTTTGTACTGGCTTGTAAAGCCCTCTTATGTACCCTTATTTACCAAGCTCGACCAAAGAGATGCGGCGGCTGTAGTGGAGAAGCTTAAGGAGATGAAAATACCTTACCGTCTGGCTAATGAAGGGAGTACTATTCTGGTACCTAAAGACAAGGTTTATGAGACTCGGTTGACTCTTGCAGGGGCGGGGGTGCTTAAGTCCCAGGGGCTGGGTTTTGAGCTTTTCGACCAGAATAAGCTGGGTATGACTGATTTTGAACGCCGTATTAATTACCAGAGGGCACTCCAAGAGGAGCTCCGGCGTACCATTCTTTCCCTGGAGGAAGTGGAGGATGCTAGGGTACACTTAGTTCTTCCCCAACCTAGTGTATTTGTACAAGAGAGGCAGCCACCTTCCGCTGCAGTAGTTCTTAAGTTAAAACCCCTGGCCAAGTTAGAACCCACTCAGGTACAAGGTATTATGCAATTAGTAGCGGCTAGTGTAGAAGGGCTTAAACCCGAAAATGTACACATTATTGATACTGAAGGAAGGGTGCTTTCAGCAGGCTTGGCCGAGGGGAGCCAGCTCCCAATTGGCGCTCAACAGCAGAGACAGCAAGAATTAGAACGTGCAGTAGAAAGGGATCTGGAGCAAAGGATAACGAGGCTCCTTACTTCCATTTTGGGTCCGGGGCAGGCTGTAGCCATGGTAAATGTGGAGTTGGACTTTAACCAGCAGGAGATTACCCGCCGGGAATGGGGTAAGCAAGGGGCTTTAAGGAGCGAGCAGGTGAAGAATGAACAGGGGACAGGTACCCAAGCCAGTGGTCCAGTGGGGGATATGAACCGGGAAGTACCAGGGTATGCGGCTGTAACACCTGGCTCTAGCAATTATAACAAATCGGAGACGACGCGAAACTATGAATTGGATGAAACCCAGACCCGCATCGTTTATGCTCCGGGGCAGATAAAGCGTATCTCGGCCTCGGTAGCGGTGAACGGTCCTCTAGATGCCCAAAAAGAGGAGCAGATCCGGCAGATAGTAGCTTCAGCGGTGGGTTACCAGCCAGCCCGGGGGGATCAGATTACGGTCTTAAGCCTAGCCTTTGATGATACCTTAAGGCGGAAGGCGGAAGCCGAGATGGCGGCTGCGGAGGAAGCCGCTCGCCGGCGGCAGAAGCTACAGCTCTATTTTGCGTTGGCTGGAGCGGGGGTTAGCCTTATTCTCCTTTTACTCTTCTTGCTTTTGCGACGCCGCCGGGCTGTCCCTGCTGTGGAGGCCTGGCCGGAGGCCCAGGTGCCTGGGAAGTCTTTGCCTGTAGAAGGTGTTAAACCAGAAGAGGCCCTGGCTGAGGTGGCTGTCAGCGAAGAAGAGAGGCGGAAAGAGCAGGAACGCCGGGCCAGGCAGGAGCGGCTACGGGAGATCGTGCGTCAGCATCCAGAAGACGTAGCTCAGCTTATAAAAGCATGGTTATCGGAGGAGTAAGGGGATACTGTGGTGAGGCAGAAGCAGCTTACCGGTTTAGAAAAAGCAGCCATTTTCCTTATGAGTTTGGGGCCGGAGCTTTCTTCCCTAGTTTTAAAGCAGCTCCCTCAGGAGGATATCGAGCGCATCACTTACCAGATAGCCAATACCACTATGGTGGATACCAATACTAGACAGCAAGTAATGGATGAGTTTTGGGAGCTGCATGAGGCGAGGCAATATATTTTCCAGGGAGGTATCAAGTATGCCCGGGAAATACTGGAAAGGGCTTTAGGGCCTGCCCGGGCGGCTGAGATTATCCGTAAGCTAATGGCCACGTCTAAAATTAGGCCTTTTAACATGATCCGCAAAGCTGATCCCAAGCAGCTAGTTACTTTTCTTTACAACGAGCACCCCCAGACTATAGCCCTAGTCTTAGCCTATCTTGAGCCAGAACAAGCGGCGGTTATTTTGAGCGCTTTGCCAGAGGAACTTCAAGCGGATGTAGCCAAGAGGATTGCCCTCCTGGAGCGAGCGACTCCAGAGACAGTCCGGGATTTAGAACAGGTCTTGGAGCAGCGACTGCAATCGGTGGTGGGCCAGGATTTCGCGGTGGCCGGTGGGGTAAAAGCCTTGGTGGATATTTTAAACCGCGTGGACCGGAGCACTGAACGCACTATTTTAGAAGCGTTAGAGCAGGATGATCCTGAACTAGCAGATGAGGTCCGGAAACGTATGTTTGTGTTCGAAGATATCGTTACTTTGGATGATAACTCCATACGGAGGGTACTGCGGGAAGTGGATATGCGTGACCTGGCCCTGGCCTTAAAGACAGCCAGCGAGGAAGTAGCCAACCGGATTTATCGCAACCTCTCCAAGAGGGCTGCTGAAATGCTGAAAGAAGATATAGAGTATATGGGACCCACTCGCCTGCGGGATGTAGAAGAAGCTCAGCAAAGGATAGTGCAAGTAATCCGGCGGCTAGACGAGGCGGGTGAGATCATTATAGCTCGGGGTGGCCGTGATGCTATCGTGGTCTAGGGTTATAAAAGGGGCCCTCTGTTCAATGGAGCAGAGGCCGGTTCCTGTACGGCCAGTTCCTTTAGAGCAACCTGAGGTTGAGCTTTTGCTTGAAAAGGCGGAAGAAAATGTTAAAGAGAGAGCAGAACTTCTTTTAGAGGAGGCTCGCCGGGAAGCAGAGTCTTTGCGGGAGAAAGCCCAGAAAGAGGTTGAAGCCTTAAAGCGGCAAGGGTGGGAGGAGGGCTACCGTGCTGGATGGGAGGAAGGACACCGGGATGGGTTGCAGGCGGCCAAAGCTGAAGCAGAAATTTTACGGAGGGAAGGGGAAAAGATACGGGAACAGGCCCGCGAAGTATTAAAGGAAGCTAAAGAGGTTTATAAAGAAACCCTTAAGGAAGCAGAAGAGCAGGTATTAGAATTGGCTCTAGAAATAGCGGAACAAATTGTAGGCCGGCAAGTAGAACTCAACAGGGATATTGTGTTAGATATAGCCCATAAGGCTATCCAGCGGGTAGCGGAAGGACAGTTTTATACTATTTACGCTTCACCTGATGAGGCGGCTTTGTTACGGCAGCACCGGGAGGAACTTCTAAAAGAAGCACCACCTAAGGCCCGCCTACAGATTATCGCGGATCCGGCTTTAAAGCCCGGTGGCTGCCGGGTAGAAACGGAGAGCGGGTTTGTAGATGCCACGGTGGATACTCAGCTTATGGAGGTCCGTCGCCTACTGAAAGGCGCTTAAAGGTAGTGAAAGGACGAGGTAGCCAAGCTAAGAACAGGAGAAAGGGGAGGCGCAAGTTACCCCTGGAAAGGGAAGATGCCATGGCACTGCAGGCTACTATTCGCCCATTAAGCTCCTTACGCGAGGTAAACTTATGGAAGCAAGGAGGAAAGATTACCCGAGTTACTGGGCTTACCCTAGAAGCGCG harbors:
- a CDS encoding FliH/SctL family protein; the encoded protein is MEQRPVPVRPVPLEQPEVELLLEKAEENVKERAELLLEEARREAESLREKAQKEVEALKRQGWEEGYRAGWEEGHRDGLQAAKAEAEILRREGEKIREQAREVLKEAKEVYKETLKEAEEQVLELALEIAEQIVGRQVELNRDIVLDIAHKAIQRVAEGQFYTIYASPDEAALLRQHREELLKEAPPKARLQIIADPALKPGGCRVETESGFVDATVDTQLMEVRRLLKGA
- the flgC gene encoding flagellar basal body rod protein FlgC, translated to MELLPGLAISASGLTAERLRLDLIASNLANIYTTRTARGGPYRRKVAIFAERLRELKGIPGPQAPGYGVRVVGIAEDNTPPRLVYDPTHPDADTRGYVALPNINVVNEMIDLITASRAYEANVIAFNAAKSMALKALEIGRV
- the fliE gene encoding flagellar hook-basal body complex protein FliE, encoding MKEGNAMVQGLSLLPTSPPLSLGEGQRTKPVGAGELAASFQEILKEKLADLNETLQKADKLTLQYLAGDIQDIHEVMLALEQAGLALQLAVQVRNKVIEAYQEISRMQV
- the fliG gene encoding flagellar motor switch protein FliG, with protein sequence MVRQKQLTGLEKAAIFLMSLGPELSSLVLKQLPQEDIERITYQIANTTMVDTNTRQQVMDEFWELHEARQYIFQGGIKYAREILERALGPARAAEIIRKLMATSKIRPFNMIRKADPKQLVTFLYNEHPQTIALVLAYLEPEQAAVILSALPEELQADVAKRIALLERATPETVRDLEQVLEQRLQSVVGQDFAVAGGVKALVDILNRVDRSTERTILEALEQDDPELADEVRKRMFVFEDIVTLDDNSIRRVLREVDMRDLALALKTASEEVANRIYRNLSKRAAEMLKEDIEYMGPTRLRDVEEAQQRIVQVIRRLDEAGEIIIARGGRDAIVV
- the fliF gene encoding flagellar basal-body MS-ring/collar protein FliF, with protein sequence MKGREWLKKVTGYWSSLSPARRSALAVVISAGLVAMGFFLYWLVKPSYVPLFTKLDQRDAAAVVEKLKEMKIPYRLANEGSTILVPKDKVYETRLTLAGAGVLKSQGLGFELFDQNKLGMTDFERRINYQRALQEELRRTILSLEEVEDARVHLVLPQPSVFVQERQPPSAAVVLKLKPLAKLEPTQVQGIMQLVAASVEGLKPENVHIIDTEGRVLSAGLAEGSQLPIGAQQQRQQELERAVERDLEQRITRLLTSILGPGQAVAMVNVELDFNQQEITRREWGKQGALRSEQVKNEQGTGTQASGPVGDMNREVPGYAAVTPGSSNYNKSETTRNYELDETQTRIVYAPGQIKRISASVAVNGPLDAQKEEQIRQIVASAVGYQPARGDQITVLSLAFDDTLRRKAEAEMAAAEEAARRRQKLQLYFALAGAGVSLILLLLFLLLRRRRAVPAVEAWPEAQVPGKSLPVEGVKPEEALAEVAVSEEERRKEQERRARQERLREIVRQHPEDVAQLIKAWLSEE